The following proteins are encoded in a genomic region of Candidatus Limnocylindrales bacterium:
- a CDS encoding (Fe-S)-binding protein, with translation MLSTIIWTIAFVGLVGYLVYQCYQRFAVLQHLRPAARWDNVPERIRRTLKYAIGQFKFFKGPRHDITPGVIHALVFWGFLILGYQVVHMFARGWFPDFHLPLLGATGIGGPIILAKDVMELIVAICAMILLTRWLVTKPLRLMGFLPAETRLRNHSHWEAYLILVFITTICTSGLVYDAGRFVFLAGEAETEAEKMWSPVSYALSGVFATPAAATAASNAAWWIHNLVILVFVNLLPKSKHFHVITSIPNVFFSKLEPFGRLSKQDLESENAIYGTSEMRHFDWKQVLDMYSCTECGRCSSHCPATATGKRLAPRQFLLNLRDFLYAHPESVTDPNFMQKVATGEVEGAGEIIHDEVLWSCVTCRACEEACPVNIEYVDKIVDMRRHLVQEEARFPAELTRVFQGMERQSNPWGIGADKRADWAEGLDIPTLAENPDAEYLFFVGCAGSFDDRAKKITQAVAKLLKAANISFAILGRDEPCNGDTARRLGNEYLYQSMAAMAVEVLTGAEVKKVITNCPHCFNTIKNEFPQFGGNYEVQHATEVIADLIERKKLNLNGNAVGSVVFHDSCYLGRYNGVYDAPRRILEALSGVDLREPDRHKAFGMCCGAGGGRMWVEEAPDQRVNVLRVEQLLNTEAKTIASSCPYCMTMLSDGVKAKEKEEQVRNKDVLELAAEALPG, from the coding sequence ATGCTCAGCACCATCATCTGGACCATCGCGTTCGTCGGCCTGGTCGGCTACCTCGTCTACCAGTGCTACCAGCGGTTCGCGGTCCTGCAGCACCTGCGACCGGCAGCGCGTTGGGACAACGTCCCCGAGCGGATCCGGCGCACCCTGAAGTACGCCATCGGGCAGTTCAAATTCTTCAAGGGCCCGCGCCACGACATCACGCCGGGCGTCATCCATGCCCTGGTCTTCTGGGGCTTCCTCATTCTCGGCTACCAGGTCGTGCACATGTTCGCGCGCGGCTGGTTCCCCGACTTCCACCTGCCGCTGCTTGGCGCCACCGGCATCGGCGGGCCGATCATCCTGGCCAAGGACGTCATGGAGCTGATCGTCGCGATCTGCGCGATGATCCTGCTCACTCGCTGGCTGGTGACCAAGCCGCTGCGATTGATGGGATTCCTGCCCGCCGAGACGCGGCTGCGAAACCATTCGCACTGGGAGGCCTATCTCATCCTGGTCTTCATCACGACGATCTGCACGAGCGGTCTCGTCTACGACGCCGGCCGCTTCGTCTTCCTGGCCGGCGAGGCCGAGACCGAGGCCGAGAAGATGTGGTCGCCCGTCTCCTACGCACTGTCCGGCGTTTTCGCGACGCCGGCAGCCGCTACCGCGGCGAGCAACGCGGCGTGGTGGATCCATAACCTCGTCATTCTGGTGTTCGTCAACCTGCTGCCCAAGTCCAAGCACTTCCACGTCATCACCTCGATTCCGAACGTCTTCTTCAGCAAGCTCGAGCCGTTCGGGCGCCTGTCCAAGCAGGACCTCGAGAGCGAGAACGCCATCTACGGCACCTCCGAGATGCGTCACTTCGACTGGAAGCAGGTGCTCGACATGTACTCGTGCACCGAGTGCGGCCGTTGCTCCTCGCACTGTCCGGCCACCGCCACCGGAAAGCGCCTGGCGCCGCGTCAGTTCCTCCTGAACCTGCGCGACTTCCTCTACGCCCATCCCGAGTCGGTGACCGATCCGAACTTCATGCAGAAGGTGGCCACGGGCGAGGTCGAAGGCGCAGGCGAGATCATCCACGACGAGGTGCTGTGGTCGTGCGTGACCTGCCGCGCGTGCGAAGAGGCGTGTCCGGTCAACATCGAGTACGTCGACAAGATCGTCGACATGCGCCGCCATCTCGTGCAGGAAGAGGCACGGTTCCCGGCCGAGCTTACGCGCGTGTTCCAGGGCATGGAGCGCCAGAGCAATCCGTGGGGAATCGGCGCCGACAAGCGCGCCGACTGGGCCGAGGGCCTGGACATCCCGACGCTCGCCGAGAATCCGGACGCGGAGTACCTGTTCTTCGTCGGCTGCGCGGGCTCGTTTGACGATCGCGCCAAGAAGATCACGCAGGCGGTGGCCAAGCTGCTCAAGGCGGCCAACATCTCGTTTGCGATCCTGGGCCGCGACGAGCCTTGCAACGGCGACACCGCGCGGCGTCTCGGCAACGAGTATCTGTATCAGTCGATGGCGGCGATGGCCGTGGAGGTGCTGACGGGCGCCGAGGTCAAGAAGGTCATCACCAACTGCCCGCACTGCTTCAACACGATCAAGAACGAATTTCCGCAGTTCGGCGGCAACTACGAGGTGCAGCATGCCACCGAAGTCATCGCCGACCTGATCGAGCGCAAGAAGCTCAACCTCAACGGCAACGCCGTGGGTTCGGTGGTCTTCCACGATTCCTGCTACCTCGGCCGCTACAACGGCGTCTACGATGCGCCGCGCCGGATCCTGGAGGCTCTCTCGGGCGTGGATCTGCGCGAGCCCGACCGTCACAAGGCCTTCGGCATGTGCTGCGGCGCCGGCGGCGGTCGGATGTGGGTGGAAGAGGCGCCCGACCAGCGCGTCAACGTGCTGCGCGTCGAGCAGCTCCTGAACACCGAGGCCAAGACGATCGCCTCCTCGTGCCCCTACTGCATGACGATGCTCAGCGACGGCGTGAAGGCCAAGGAGAAGGAAGAGCAGGTCCGCAATAAGGACGTCCTCGAGCTGGCCGCGGAGGCCTTGCCGGGCTGA
- a CDS encoding cytochrome P450, translating to MQAAPSYRAASPTARPRRAPGPPGILGIDNVRQMEQRPLAAMMELRQTYGDVARVRLFGLEAMLISHPEGVRHVLQERHTIYTKNNHDYKLLARVLGQGLVTSDGALWKQQRRLIQPAFHKERVRGFASLMAREAEASAERLLRAAHAATVVDVVAEAKRTALDIVVQALIGVDADERSAAFGDTFSHLNELVTRQFTSILGRFPWIPTHGNRALRKAKLEMDRMVEGIIARRRAAGIEGNDLLGMLLASRDEDTGKGMSDEQLRDEVTTLLAAGHETTAMTLGWTVYLLGRHPEWAHRVAEEADAVLGGRAATYEDLEKLEITRRVIEESLRIYPPAWAVSRTPSEEDEIDGYRVPRGALVFLSQWVTHRHPDFWPDAERFDPDRFAPEAAAARPRFAHFPFLMGPRMCIGFAFAAMEARIVLATWLSRLRLPLADSRVVEPEPLVTIQPRGGVQVRPAGRAA from the coding sequence GTGCAAGCCGCGCCCTCCTACCGGGCCGCATCGCCGACGGCCCGCCCTCGCCGCGCGCCGGGGCCGCCCGGCATCCTCGGCATCGACAACGTCCGTCAGATGGAGCAGCGGCCGCTCGCGGCAATGATGGAGCTGCGCCAGACCTACGGCGACGTTGCGCGCGTGCGCCTGTTCGGTCTGGAAGCGATGCTGATCTCGCATCCGGAGGGCGTGCGGCACGTCCTGCAGGAACGCCACACCATCTACACCAAGAACAACCACGACTATAAGCTGCTGGCGCGCGTGCTCGGACAAGGCCTGGTCACGAGCGACGGCGCCCTGTGGAAGCAGCAGCGGCGTCTGATCCAGCCGGCCTTCCACAAGGAGCGCGTTCGCGGCTTCGCCTCGCTCATGGCGCGCGAAGCCGAGGCGTCCGCCGAGCGCCTGCTGCGGGCGGCGCACGCCGCCACAGTCGTCGACGTCGTGGCGGAGGCCAAGCGAACGGCTCTCGACATCGTCGTCCAGGCCCTGATCGGCGTGGACGCCGATGAGAGAAGCGCCGCGTTCGGCGACACGTTCAGCCACCTCAACGAACTCGTCACGCGCCAGTTCACCAGCATCCTCGGCCGCTTTCCGTGGATCCCGACGCACGGCAACCGCGCGCTGCGAAAGGCCAAGCTCGAGATGGATCGCATGGTCGAAGGAATCATCGCGCGCCGTCGCGCTGCCGGCATCGAAGGCAACGACCTGCTCGGCATGCTGCTGGCTTCGCGGGATGAAGACACCGGCAAGGGCATGAGCGACGAGCAGCTTCGAGACGAAGTCACCACGCTGCTGGCCGCCGGCCACGAGACGACGGCGATGACTTTGGGGTGGACGGTCTACCTGCTCGGCCGACATCCGGAGTGGGCGCACCGCGTTGCAGAAGAGGCCGACGCCGTGCTCGGCGGCCGCGCGGCGACCTACGAGGACCTCGAGAAGCTCGAGATCACGCGGCGGGTGATCGAGGAATCGCTGCGCATCTATCCGCCGGCGTGGGCGGTCTCGCGCACGCCGAGCGAGGAGGACGAGATCGACGGCTATCGCGTGCCGAGGGGGGCGCTGGTGTTCCTCAGCCAGTGGGTCACGCACCGGCACCCGGATTTCTGGCCCGACGCCGAACGCTTCGATCCCGACCGCTTCGCGCCCGAAGCCGCCGCTGCGCGCCCTCGCTTCGCGCACTTCCCGTTCCTGATGGGACCGCGCATGTGCATCGGCTTTGCGTTCGCGGCCATGGAGGCGCGCATCGTGCTGGCGACCTGGCTGTCGCGGCTGCGCCTGCCGCTGGCCGACTCGCGCGTGGTCGAGCCCGAGCCGCTCGTGACGATTCAGCCCAGAGGCGGCGTTCAGGTCAGGCCGGCCGGCCGCGCCGCCTGA
- a CDS encoding DUF192 domain-containing protein: MDKRIAPASPLRRLASPPAGLLRQRPRRIAGSGCRADFRERIAGAFVLAAALLISTAAGCSRAEGPQVVVHGAQGDAVVRVELALTRDDQARGLMWRKELAADAGMLFVFDKDEERSFWMRNTPLPLDILYIRSDGVIDSIAANTRPYSEESIPSKGPARYVLEVNAGWSKRHGVKPGDKVTLPPQARPDAHEAGRAPAP, translated from the coding sequence TTGGACAAGCGAATCGCACCCGCATCGCCGCTGCGGAGACTGGCGTCGCCTCCGGCCGGCCTCCTGCGCCAGCGGCCACGCCGCATCGCCGGTAGCGGCTGCCGCGCGGATTTTCGCGAGCGCATCGCCGGCGCCTTCGTTCTGGCTGCCGCGCTGCTCATCTCGACGGCCGCTGGCTGCTCCCGCGCCGAGGGGCCGCAGGTCGTCGTCCATGGCGCGCAGGGCGACGCCGTCGTGCGCGTCGAACTGGCGCTGACGCGCGACGATCAGGCGCGCGGCCTGATGTGGCGCAAGGAGCTGGCGGCCGACGCAGGAATGCTGTTCGTTTTCGACAAGGACGAGGAGCGCAGCTTCTGGATGCGCAACACTCCGCTGCCGCTGGACATCCTCTACATCCGCAGCGACGGCGTCATCGACTCGATCGCGGCCAACACCAGGCCGTACTCCGAAGAGTCGATCCCCTCCAAGGGGCCGGCGCGCTATGTGCTCGAGGTCAACGCCGGCTGGTCCAAGCGGCACGGCGTCAAGCCGGGCGACAAGGTGACGCTGCCGCCGCAGGCACGGCCGGACGCGCACGAAGCCGGCAGGGCGCCGGCGCCGTAG
- a CDS encoding TIGR03619 family F420-dependent LLM class oxidoreductase, with the protein MTCSLGMHLRTMGPQSMPDVVRACALAAEAAGIDELWVGDHIAIPPDDAEGSGGRYLDPLSTLAWIAGITRRIRLGTGVLVLPYRPPLPTAKVVATVQELSGERLMLGVGVGWMHAEFRAVGIPFAERGRVSDATLEFLTRCFAADEAESNGQPFLFLPRPARPPILVGGAPPHALRRAARFGDGWMPMTADPESLVAPVAELRRMFAEAGKPPPRIVVLTSLPLADPSAAAALARGFVAAGATGIIHGTPRYPDAAAFARDAEVLAAHVLPALAQG; encoded by the coding sequence ATGACGTGCTCGCTCGGAATGCATCTGCGAACGATGGGGCCGCAGTCGATGCCGGACGTGGTGCGCGCGTGCGCGCTGGCGGCCGAGGCTGCCGGCATCGACGAGCTGTGGGTCGGCGATCACATCGCGATCCCGCCGGATGACGCCGAGGGCTCCGGCGGCCGCTACCTCGACCCGCTATCGACGCTGGCCTGGATCGCGGGCATCACCAGGCGCATCCGCCTGGGCACGGGAGTGCTCGTCCTGCCGTATCGGCCGCCGCTGCCGACTGCCAAGGTCGTCGCGACGGTGCAGGAGCTGTCCGGCGAGCGGCTGATGCTCGGGGTAGGCGTTGGATGGATGCACGCGGAGTTCCGCGCCGTCGGCATCCCCTTTGCCGAGCGCGGGCGCGTCAGCGACGCGACGCTCGAGTTTCTCACGCGCTGCTTCGCGGCCGACGAAGCCGAATCGAACGGGCAGCCATTCCTGTTCCTGCCGCGGCCGGCGCGGCCGCCGATCCTCGTCGGCGGCGCACCTCCGCATGCTCTTCGGCGCGCCGCGCGCTTCGGCGACGGCTGGATGCCGATGACCGCCGATCCCGAGTCGCTTGTAGCGCCGGTGGCCGAGCTGAGACGCATGTTCGCCGAGGCGGGCAAGCCGCCGCCGCGGATCGTCGTGCTCACGAGCCTGCCGCTGGCCGATCCTTCGGCCGCCGCCGCGCTCGCGCGCGGATTCGTCGCAGCCGGCGCGACCGGAATCATCCACGGCACGCCTCGCTATCCCGACGCCGCCGCCTTCGCGCGCGATGCGGAGGTTCTCGCGGCGCACGTGCTGCCGGCGCTGGCGCAAGGGTAG
- a CDS encoding G8 domain-containing protein, giving the protein MLDRRIHGVLCAALLVALWCSAATAATSACEAAIARSGARYLDGRSRVLAACRDRALASGNAVAAAECEGDAAVVSALDEFEERARATIAHACGGDDQTCGGSDDVPLSATGWEEGACPGLAGAGCNGAIADCTGIADCVTCSLDAVGTPAADSLADDAGEALLRCQRTLVSSVDRYLRASARALQKCQAAVASGIAAGPCPTPGDGRAEPRLTKARAKLVRNVCKSCGGGDRRCDVDVLGIAGSGADDDFTAATIGFSPDCSDVAPPSTGQSCARSVSTLGDIAECVQCTAQFGAECASLLALPAAGEYPQACRGGDCPQCLRWSDPATWGGAKPAPGEEVVIPQGTSILLDEDTPDLGGLTIDGSLVFDRTDLSLTADWIMVHGELRVGTEDRPFEQQAIITLDAADPDASVMGMGTRGIMVMGGALELHGRPPQVAWTRLAAHAPGGATVLQLEEDPGWSAGDQIVVAPTDWFGASATESFTIAAAAATSVELNAPLSAPRWGLLQYATADGMSLSPAGLVTPPAAPTPVVLDERAEVANLTRNIVIQAPDDALWQTQGFGAHVMIMGTGAQAHVSGVQIRRGGQRGRLGRYPFHWHRLSYSSTTFVGDASGQYIRDSSIHQSANRGIVIHATNGVVVQNNVLYDIRGHAVFTEDAVERRNTIAGNLTLHVRNPLEGDALKLHEIREDGGSSGYWIANPDNVVTGNTAADSQGHGFWLAFPNQPHGDSSGVPMRPSRMLFGVFEDNTAHTSGFEGLMFDRVESDDAGTTIDFQYQSTTDGQDPTWNSNTLRRFAITRFTAWKNRRGGIWDRVAWPDFTEIVSADNCGRFFAGSGADGVIERSLIVGTSLNAATPRPSVHFPDTLGGNETPTAFATYHSAFDMRRNVIVGFPLVPGTRSGAFATEDYYIRPVDKGQMRNFDNLLIQSHPGFRSLPVLSHYVLAGALWDPHGSWGPAGSYFVYDTPFFTYGQTVTPVEPAGQTGGVSVPGPFYGVLEFVVNNDRPYYSPLMAIEATRLDPMTLTEVAAWSVDEALDESWLLAPMRHFAAHRDGIYRLEFPSSPMPQDIELRFENMLEITDTLVLAVQFDGETTPEAVWTLGSGGFRLYEQQASLAAVMASAGEAWWQDADNDLVWVKLRGGSWQFWDQSGQLAAPTSDELLYETTVLHIDTD; this is encoded by the coding sequence ATGCTTGATCGACGGATTCATGGCGTGCTCTGCGCCGCGCTGCTCGTAGCGCTGTGGTGCTCGGCGGCTACAGCCGCAACCTCGGCATGCGAGGCTGCGATCGCACGCAGCGGCGCGCGCTACCTGGACGGCCGCAGCCGCGTCCTTGCGGCGTGCCGCGATCGCGCGCTCGCTTCCGGCAACGCGGTGGCCGCCGCCGAGTGCGAAGGCGACGCCGCCGTTGTCAGCGCGCTCGACGAGTTCGAGGAGCGAGCACGAGCGACGATCGCCCATGCGTGCGGCGGCGACGATCAAACGTGTGGCGGCAGCGACGACGTGCCGCTGTCCGCAACTGGATGGGAAGAGGGAGCCTGCCCCGGCCTTGCCGGCGCAGGCTGCAACGGCGCCATTGCCGATTGCACCGGAATCGCCGACTGCGTCACTTGTTCCCTCGACGCGGTCGGCACACCGGCCGCGGATTCGCTCGCCGACGATGCCGGTGAGGCGCTGCTGCGCTGCCAGCGAACGCTCGTCTCCAGCGTCGATCGATATCTTCGCGCATCGGCGCGTGCGCTGCAGAAATGCCAGGCGGCCGTAGCCTCCGGCATCGCCGCCGGGCCGTGCCCGACGCCGGGCGACGGCCGCGCGGAGCCGCGACTTACGAAGGCGCGGGCAAAGCTCGTCCGCAACGTGTGCAAGAGCTGCGGCGGCGGCGACCGTCGGTGCGATGTCGACGTTCTCGGCATCGCCGGCAGCGGTGCCGACGACGATTTCACTGCCGCAACCATCGGCTTCTCTCCCGACTGCAGCGACGTCGCACCGCCGAGCACCGGTCAGTCGTGCGCGCGCAGCGTCTCCACGCTCGGCGACATCGCCGAGTGCGTGCAGTGCACGGCGCAGTTCGGCGCCGAATGCGCCAGCCTGCTGGCTCTACCGGCGGCCGGTGAGTATCCGCAAGCGTGCCGCGGCGGCGACTGCCCGCAGTGCCTGCGCTGGTCGGATCCGGCGACGTGGGGCGGAGCCAAGCCCGCGCCGGGTGAAGAGGTCGTCATCCCGCAGGGGACGAGCATCCTGCTCGACGAGGACACGCCCGACCTCGGCGGTCTCACCATCGACGGCTCTCTTGTCTTCGACCGCACCGACCTCTCGCTCACCGCCGACTGGATCATGGTGCACGGCGAGCTGCGCGTGGGTACCGAGGATCGTCCGTTCGAGCAGCAGGCGATCATCACGCTGGATGCAGCCGATCCCGATGCAAGCGTGATGGGCATGGGGACGCGCGGCATCATGGTCATGGGCGGCGCGCTCGAGCTGCACGGCCGCCCTCCGCAAGTGGCGTGGACCAGGCTGGCCGCGCATGCTCCCGGCGGCGCCACTGTATTGCAGCTCGAGGAGGACCCGGGCTGGAGCGCCGGCGACCAGATCGTCGTCGCTCCCACCGACTGGTTCGGCGCGTCCGCCACCGAGTCGTTCACCATCGCAGCCGCTGCCGCGACGAGCGTGGAGCTGAACGCTCCGCTGTCGGCGCCGCGATGGGGCCTGCTGCAGTATGCAACCGCCGACGGCATGAGCCTCAGCCCCGCCGGCCTGGTCACGCCGCCGGCAGCGCCGACGCCGGTCGTTTTGGACGAACGCGCCGAAGTCGCCAACCTCACGCGCAACATCGTCATTCAAGCGCCCGACGATGCGCTGTGGCAGACCCAAGGCTTCGGAGCGCACGTGATGATCATGGGAACGGGCGCACAGGCTCACGTCTCGGGTGTGCAGATCCGGCGCGGAGGCCAGCGCGGACGCCTCGGCCGCTATCCTTTTCACTGGCACCGCCTGAGCTACAGCAGCACGACCTTCGTCGGCGACGCCTCCGGCCAGTACATTCGGGACTCGAGCATCCATCAGTCTGCCAACCGTGGCATCGTCATCCACGCGACCAACGGCGTCGTCGTGCAGAACAACGTTCTCTACGACATCCGCGGCCACGCCGTCTTCACCGAGGATGCCGTCGAGCGCCGCAACACGATCGCCGGCAATCTGACGCTGCACGTGCGCAATCCCCTGGAAGGCGACGCGCTCAAGCTGCACGAAATCCGAGAGGACGGCGGATCGAGCGGCTACTGGATCGCCAACCCGGACAACGTCGTCACCGGCAACACCGCCGCCGACAGTCAGGGGCACGGCTTCTGGCTGGCGTTCCCGAATCAGCCTCACGGCGACAGCTCGGGCGTGCCGATGCGGCCGAGCCGCATGCTGTTCGGCGTTTTTGAAGACAACACCGCCCATACCAGCGGCTTCGAAGGGCTGATGTTCGACCGCGTCGAGTCCGACGACGCCGGCACGACGATCGACTTCCAGTACCAGTCCACGACCGACGGGCAGGATCCGACGTGGAACTCGAACACGCTGCGCCGGTTCGCCATCACCCGCTTCACCGCGTGGAAGAACCGCCGCGGCGGGATCTGGGACCGGGTGGCGTGGCCGGATTTCACCGAAATCGTTTCGGCCGATAATTGCGGTCGCTTCTTTGCCGGTTCGGGAGCCGACGGCGTCATCGAGCGGTCGCTCATCGTCGGCACGAGCCTGAACGCCGCCACGCCGCGCCCGAGCGTCCATTTCCCGGACACTCTCGGCGGCAACGAGACACCTACGGCCTTTGCCACCTACCACAGCGCCTTCGACATGCGGCGCAACGTGATCGTCGGCTTCCCGCTGGTGCCGGGCACGCGCAGCGGCGCGTTCGCCACCGAGGACTACTACATCCGTCCGGTGGACAAGGGCCAGATGCGCAACTTCGACAACCTCCTCATTCAATCGCATCCCGGCTTCCGGTCACTCCCCGTGCTGAGCCACTACGTGCTGGCCGGGGCGTTATGGGATCCGCACGGGAGCTGGGGACCGGCCGGAAGCTACTTCGTGTATGACACACCTTTCTTCACGTATGGCCAGACGGTCACGCCGGTGGAGCCGGCCGGCCAGACCGGCGGAGTCAGCGTGCCGGGGCCGTTCTATGGGGTCCTCGAGTTCGTCGTGAACAACGACCGTCCCTACTACTCGCCGCTGATGGCCATCGAGGCGACGCGGCTCGATCCGATGACGCTGACGGAGGTCGCCGCATGGAGCGTCGACGAGGCGCTGGACGAGAGCTGGCTGCTCGCACCGATGCGCCACTTCGCCGCGCACCGCGACGGCATCTACCGGCTGGAATTTCCGAGTTCGCCGATGCCGCAGGACATCGAGCTGCGCTTCGAGAACATGCTCGAGATCACCGACACGCTCGTGCTGGCAGTGCAGTTCGACGGTGAAACCACGCCCGAAGCGGTGTGGACGCTCGGATCGGGCGGCTTCCGGCTCTATGAACAGCAGGCGTCACTGGCTGCGGTGATGGCGTCGGCTGGAGAGGCGTGGTGGCAGGACGCGGACAACGATCTGGTATGGGTCAAGCTGCGCGGCGGCTCCTGGCAGTTCTGGGACCAGAGCGGACAGCTGGCGGCGCCAACCAGCGACGAGTTGCTGTACGAGACGACGGTGCTGCACATCGATACGGACTGA